From the genome of Podospora bellae-mahoneyi strain CBS 112042 chromosome 2, whole genome shotgun sequence:
CATCAGTACTACCAAGTTGACCCGTCGCCAAAATGTCTTGGGACCACGGGAACGATAACTGGGGCAACCCCACTCCCGCCAGCGGCGGTGACGATTGGGGCAAAGGTTCTGCTTCCAACAACAATGGCGGCAATGGCTTTGGCGATGACGGCTTCCGCGGTGCTGCCACCTCTGGCAACGGCGGTTTTGGCGATACTGCCCCCTttggcggcgacggcgagcACCGCGGCGAGACCGGGTAAGTCCTTCTTGATCACCCTCCTATTTCCAGCAGACATCATCCCTAACATATCATCAGTCACAACAAGGCTGATTGCCCCAACCCGCGCAAGCCTTTTGGTGCTTGCCGCCGCTGCGGTGACGAAGGTCACTACAGCAAGGATTGTCCCACTGCTGGTCCCATGACCTGCAACGCGTGCGGTTCAACGGAACACCTTCGCAAGGAGTGTCCCGATGCCGGGCCAATGCTTTGCAAGAACTGTGGCAAAGAGGGTaggctgttgctgcctgAGTGATTGACAATGACATTGAATGCTAACTCCTTGCGTCCAGGCCACACCATCTCTGCTTGCGAGAATGCTCGCAAGGTGGACCGCAGCGAAATTCCCGACAAGACAACTGAGGAAGCTTGGGAGTTGATCAAGACTGCTGTCGCCGAGCGCGACATTGACGACCTTAAGGCTGCAGTTCAGATTTACGTGAAGTCACAGCCTGACTGCACTTATCAGCAGCTCGAGTCGGCCTTCCGTGGTCATGACCTCGGGGTTTGGCTCATCGCCCTCGAGAGACCCACCATCTCTACCCTGACCAATATGGATCTGCAGGGAAATCTTGGGAAGAAATACACGGTGTCGTACCGtttctcccccaaccccgctCGCCCCCGCGAGCGTGAGGGTTGGCCCGAGACTGAAGAGGAGCGCATGGAGCGCCTGGCTGACGCTGGCGAGCTCGTTGCTGGTGGTTTGCCCAAGTGTCGCAACTGCGACCAGCTTGGTCATATCTCTAAACACTGCAAGGAGGACAAGCGTGAAAACGAGCGAATCCAGGTCAAGTGCTACAACTGTGACGAGGTCGGCCATCGTGTCCGCGACTGTAAATTTTGGTCTCGCTGGGTATGTGATGCAGAGAGCTAGCTAACATTGACTGAAGGCCCGACTCCTCGCGTGGACAAGTTCGCCTGCAAGAACTGTGGACAGCCTGGCCATCCCGTGGCTGAATGCCCCGAGCCTCGCTCCGCCCAGGGTGTCGAATGCCGCAAGTGCAACGGGAGTAAGTCATCACGGCCCATGTGTGTTCCTTGAAGCTCATGATCTTGGACTGACTGGTTCCTGTGTTAGCTGGCCACTTTTCGAAGGACTGCCCGTCAGCTGGTCCTCGTGGCTGCCGGAATTGTGGCCAAGAGGGCCACATGTCCAAGGAATGCACAGAACCCAAGAACATGGATAATGTGCAGTGCCGCAACTGCGATGAGATGGGTCACTTCTCAAAGGAGTGCCCCAAGCCTCGTGACTGTAAGTTGATGTCGTTTCTCGACCTATCGATGACGTGCTTGCTGACAATCTCTCGAACAGGGTCTCGTGTCGAGTGCCAAAACTGCCACCAGAAGGGTCACACCAAGGTTCGCTGTCCGAACCCCTTGGTCTTGGATGAGGACAGCGgcggttttggtggtggtgacggtggttttggcggtggtgatggtggctttGGCGGAGGCGATGGCGGCTTCGACAACGCTGCCCTTTCTGCCGATGACGGCGGCTGGTAATTCACTGCTTCCTACATCTCTATGGGAATATGGTCTTTGGGGATTTTGGATGGAATCTTTCTGAGAGTTTCCGTCAACTTGAGCTCTTGATCTTCTGGGGCTATTTCTTAGaagagtttttttttttcacacAGCCAGCAGGTACCAATAGGGTAGCTATCTTGCATGGGCTTTGTTTCCGCTCTGACAAAAAACGATGGTTTTTTTACTACTGAAGCCGATTGCTTTTGTGACGCAAATAAGGGCGGTGTTGCGATGAACAAATATATTCATGATCTGGCAGTTATATACACGAGCCTTGCGTGTTTTTCCATTTGTTCCAGGCTTCTTGTCTACTTATAGCCTACTTTGTCAAGACACCAATGATGTGTGGCATGGTCTGGAACCAAGGCGAGTTGGCCGGTTGGGCCAGATCGACTTCTTGCCACGGGCCCGCGTCTTGGAGGAGGTACTTGGATGTATCTCTGCACATCTCACAGCCGCCCACGAAGTGAGGCCAGAAAATGTTCATAAAGGCTGTTTATCTCAGGGTCAGTGATGCTTTTGAGATGATTGTTAGACAAAAAAGGAAGACATACACTGATACCACCCCAGCCACTTTGGCTGCTTGGGTTCCCAGGGCTTCCCTTGCCCCGGCAGCTCCCCGTCAAAAGTCTTGACGTGCTCGTACACGTACCACTTCCCGTCTGGCTTGAGGTACTCGTACAACATCTTGATGTTCTTTTGCGGCTCGGGGATCGAGCAGAGGCACATGACGGTCATGACGCTGTCCACGCTCTCCTTTTCGATATGCGCCACCGCCTCGAGGTCCTCGATCCCGACGGGGATGACATTGTATCTCCCTTCCAACCCGGCAGTTTTGACCGTTTGGCGCAGGGAAGCGGCGTTTCCCTCGTTCGGCTCGACGCCGTAGATctgggtgatggaggggattTGCGAAAGGGTGGGGAGCCACATTCCCGAACCGGGGCCTATCTCGAGGACTGTGCCGGATAGGGGGGGATGGAttggggatgggtgggtgatgCCCCTGGAGATGTGCCCTGATAAAAGGGGGATgacgagggcggaggagtttTCTCTGACTTGGGGGCCGACGAAGGACCAGAAGCGGGTGAACCAgagggatttgaggaggggaaggttccaagggaggaggagggaaggttgggagaggatggttcgggggaggaaggtgagggaaaggaggatgaacttttgggggaagaggagggaggcgaggatgtcCCAGAGGGAGTATTCTTGCTTCATGACgggcatggtggtggtggtggtggtgttcacTTGGAATGGTTCAATTTGAGAGAGGTGTCTATGGGAAAAGTTAATGATCGAGAAGTGAGCTGAGctgggagggaaagggacgTACTGAGGGGTAGGGGTGTGTTTGGTCCATATATATACTCTTATACAGTAGTAGGGCGGCTTATACACGCTTCAGCCTGTCCAATCAAGCTGTACATCGCACCAGGCAGGAAACAGAAGCCTCAGGGGTTCTCCtttttccctcctccctttgTACCCCAAAGACTTGGCCGATATTTGCCAGGATGCGGGTTAGGGTTAAAGTTCGAGACCAGGGAGTGCCAGCGATAAGAAGATAACTGGTGCGTGCCCAATCAGACTCGCACGATAAGATTTACATGTTCCCAATGGCCACTCTGTCTGCATTGGAAGCTCTTCTTGCGCCGTGCCGCGAGCTGATGGGTGCCACCCTGGGATTCTGTATAAGTGTACTTTACTCTTGGGAGCGCCAACGAAATTTCGTCGCAACCACCGTCTGATTTCTCCCTTGAATTTTTTATATCAGGACACGTTCGGCCACTTGTCACTCGTTTCAGACTTGGTTCACCTATTCACCACGCCGGCGCCCTCGCGCGCAATCCCCTGAAGCTATCACCCAAGTACACCCGCAGACTCCCACAGCAGGGGACACACGCGACACATACGGTCAAGATGAGGTTCGGCAAGGGGCTCCTTTTGGGGCTGCTTGCCTTTGCGCAAGTTGTCATGGGCGAGGATTACTACAAGGTCCGTTTATGCCGTTCTGTCTCCCCGTCGCAAGTTTATAAACTAACATTTGGTGTCACAGGTCCTCGGTGTCGGCAAGGACGCAACGGAGAAGCAGATCAAGTCTGCCTACAGGCAACTAAGCAAGAAATACCACCCAGACAAGAACCCGTACGTCTCTCTCCGTGAGCCTCAGCCATTGCGCAGCCAATGCTGACCTTGAAAAAAACAGGGGTGACGACACGGCCCACGAGAAGTTCGTCCTCGTCTCCGAAGCCTACGAGGCGCTCTCCGACCAAGAGTCACGCTCCATGTACGACCAGATCGGCTACGACGCCTACAAGCAGCGCAAGCAAAACGGCGGGCAGGGCGGCGGTCACGACCCCTTCGACCTCTTCTCCCGCTTCTTCGGCGGCAGCGGCCACTTTGGCAACCGACCTGGGGAGCGCCGCGGCCCCAACCTCGAGCTCAAGGTCGGCATCGCCCTGCGAGACTTTTACAATGGGAAAACGACAGAGTTCCAGTGGGACAAGCAGCAAATCTGCGACGAGTGCGAGGGGACCGGTGCGGCGGATAAGGTGGTGCATAAATGTCATGCCTGCAACGGGCAGGGTGTCAGATTGGTGAGGCACCAGATCGCGCCCGGGATGGTCACCCAGGTGCAGATGCAGTGCGATCACTGCGGTGGGAGGGGCAAGTCCATCAAGCACAAGTGCAAGGCTTGCGGTGGCGAGCGGGTTGTTCGCAAGCCTACTCCTGTGTCGGTTACTATTGAACGGGGCATGGCTAATGGGGTGCGGATCGCGTATGAGAACGAGGCCGACGAGAGCCCGGACTGGGTGGCTGGTGATTTGCTGGTTACTCTTGTTGAGAAGGAGCCCAGTCTGGAGGAGGACAACCCGGACCATGTAGATGGTGTGTTCTTTAGGCGCAAGGGCAATGATCTCTACTGGAAGGAGGTGCTGTCTGTCCGGGAGGCCTGGATGGGCGACTGGACTAGAAATCTCACACACCTGGACGGGCATATCGTACGGTTAGGGCGCAAGAGAGGGGAGATCATTCAGCCCGGCCACGTCGAGACGGTGCCAGGGGAGGGTATGCCCATCTGGGACGAGGACGGGGACAGCGTCTACCACAAGACCCAGTTTGGCAACCTCTACGTCGAGTACACGGTTATCTTGCCAGACCAGATGGAGAGCgggatggagaaggagctgtgGGCGCTGTTCCAAAAGTACAGGCAAAAGAACGGGGTGGATCTGCACAAGGATAGCGGCAGGCCAGAAAAGGTTGTTTTGCATGAGGACagggagcaggagcgggAGCATGAGGAGTTATGATGATATATTTTTGGTAAAGgcggtttctttttttttcttccacCAACAGCGAGAGAGCGGAAACTAGATGGGTTTCATCTTTATATAAATATGTGGCATTACAATGTATTACATGGACGTAACAGCAGACAAGAGATCAGGATATTTCAGTCatatatgtgtgtgtattACCCCTGAGTTGTGATCCGTTTCCATAAAGACAAAATAAGCAAAGTCATATCTAACGTAAACAACAGACATTGATATATCGAGCCAAAGATAAAAAACATCAaatcaacaaaacaacacgTATAAGAAACCAAGACGTAAACACAacggcaaaaaaaaaaaaaaaaaaaaaaacaataaaaaaGCCAAAACGCAAAGTCATCAAAAGTCATCACcgattcctcctctcccgatCATCactgtcatcatcatccctgTGATATCGCCTACTACTCCtcctactcctcctccgctttCGATCTTCATCACCGTAAtaatcatcgtcatcatggTCGTAATCGTGAGAATCGTGACGCCCCTTTTTGGTCCCCCGACTGCTCTCCCCCCGCTCATCCTCCGTCTGTCTCTTATCACTCCTCTTCCGCCTTCTATACCgatcatcgtcctcatcatcaccctcatcctcactccGATCGTGACCCCGACCTTTGCCCTTTCTGTCTCTATCCCTGTTCCCATCCCGACTACCGCTTCCTTCACCGTGACCACCTTGCAACAAATTGCCGCTTAGCAAACCCCcaatcaaccccatccaaccccccttcccttccaagACTCCTGTGACATTTTGCACAatcctctccaccgtctccttGTCCGTCCCGCTGACAGCCCAATCACCCATCATGTTCAGCCCATTCGGTCCCTTTGGGCTACGGTACTCAAACGACCCCTTCCTAGAGTGCACCCCACCCCGCCTGTCTTCATACCCCTGGGCGGTAAGCGGTCTCCCCTCGCCGTCAAACCGATCTGgcagctcctccacgacagattcatcatcgtcatctgATACCGCTTTGGATTTCTTGCGAAGAGCTTTGTCATCgtcgctgctggtggtgggatcgaggggagaaggaggcgtgATGTCGCTGTCCTCTTCTGCGCCTGACCTTGCGGCTTCCTGGGCTtcgcggtggcggcggagggtggCTTGGGATTTCGGGGACAGGGGAATGAAGACCACCGAGCGGGCGGTGCGAGGGGTGCCGGGGATGTCGTCGTTGGGGTCGTCGGTTTCGGTTTGGGGGGTCATGAtgggggatgttgggggggagTAGAAGGGGGTGAGCTTGTGGTTTAGACCATCTAAAGACATCAAAGTTAGTGATTCAGGAAAGCTAGATTGTGAAGATACACGGCAGGGTATATATCATGGATGGTCTGTAATATCAATGGGGCAAAAGGGCTAAACACCGAGACCAGACGCACCCTTCTTGTCGCCTTCTACGTTGGGGCGGGGGCTTGTGGCGATGGTGGCTGCATAGGCAGCGGCTGCAGCTGCAGCTGTTGCTGGGATGGAACGACCAACGACATGAGAAGCTTCATTACTCACATGTTCAGGGCCTGGGGGTTGATTAGGTGGCGGACCTTGaggtgctggcggcggcggcatctggtgtggagggggaggtggcatgccgttgttggtggctgCCGAGTTGGGCGGGACACCAGGCGGTTGAGGGGAAAAGCCGGTGTAGTCAGGTGGGCGGTAGGGCTGGTACTGCTGCTGATGGAGGTTGTCCGAGACGTAGTTGGGATGGTTGGTGAAGCCGTTGTTGACTACaggctgcggcggcggcggtggttgatAGTATCCGCCCGAGGCATGGGCTGGAGATGGCGTTCGTCTGTagtcgtcctcctcctcatagCCTTGGTGTCACGTTAGTAGATGGTTCCAAGTCAGCTTTCTGAAAAAACAGTCAGTTCTACTTACGTCTTTGGTCCCGCTCTTTGCCCCGGCTCTTCTcccgctccctcctccgctcgATGTCACGGTCATAGCTCCTATCTCGGCTTCGGTCCCTAGACCTGTCCCTAGATCGGTCTCTGTTCCTGTCACGGTCACGGTCTCGGTCTTCGTCACGATCTCTCCTGCTACGATCCCTATCGCAGTCCCTATCGCGGTCTCTCTCACGATCCCTCTCTCGGTCTCTCTCATCTCTAtccctttctttttccttttctttctctttcttgcTATCACGAACCTTCTTGATGCCAAAGGCCGCAGCGCCAGCCGCAGCAGCTCCGGCAGCCAAGTCTCTCAGCTTACTGCcactcctcttcttctccttgtccgtCTCGGGCTCGCTGTCGGCCGAGTAATCACTATCATCGCCTCTCGATCGTCTTCGGTggcccctcttcctccgtcCGCGGTGTCGGCCCTCCTCTGCCGCGGATTCATACCCCGCTGCCGCGGCAGCCGGTCCCATCGCCGCGCCGTAAGGATCGTGGGGACGGGCCGGGTTCGCATACAGGGGGTGCGCCCCGTACTCAACCATGCCTAATTCAGGATCAGTGGGTGGAAGGTCAGCGTCGGGGTACGTGGGTCCGGACCGAGGTAaacttctgcttctgctgcgcCGGCGATAGGATTCCTCATCGCGCGCATAGTGCTCTTCATCGCTGAGCTCGCGCTCACGCTTCAGCGCCTCCTTCTCGcgctcgtcctccttcttgtcctgtCGCTTGTCGTACATCTTCTTGgccccggcggcggcgagaccGGCGGCTACCATCTCGGCGCCGGTGCGCAGGCGAGATCGGGAGCGGCTCTTACCATCGCGGGACTTGCTTCTCTTGTGGCGGTAGTGCTGGACGAGTCCAACCGCGGCGGCAGTGCCGAGTCCGGCTTTGGCTGCTGCGCTTTTGGATCGCTTGCGGCTGGGGGAACGGGAGCTGTCGCTTGAAGCACGGTGGACAGGGCGTCCGCGggccatctcctccttttcgaCCTTGTTGCTCTGGTACAGTTTGGCAGCGCCGGCAGCTGCGAGAGCCACAGCGGCGATACCAAGACCTGTCTTGAGCCTAGAGTGAGGTGACCGCGAACGAGAGCGCGAACGCGAGTGCCCATGCCGAGACCGAGAGCGCTCCCTGATGATGATCTCCTTGTCCTTTTCTCCATACCTGTCTTCGTAGGCGCTGTGAGCGCGTCTGGCAACCTCGGTACCGATGGCTCCCAGGGCAGCGCCAGCGAGGACTTTCCGACCACGCTTCTCAGGAAGCTCACCCTGGGCATTGCGGCGAGATGCTAGAATGGCAGAGATACCTGCGCCAGCAAGAGCACCTTCGGCAATGTGGCGCTTCCTGTGGGGACTGCTCGACTCCTCACGCTTGACGATTCTCCGTCTAACATATACCTCTTTGTCTGACTCGGCATCGCTGTAGCcgtcatgatgatggctgtgACGGCtatggctgtggtggtgatgatggtggtggcggtgaggCTCGCCATAGCGTTCAACCTCGTATTCTTCACGTTCTCCACGGAAAGGACCGAGCTCGCGAGATTCCCGGCGATAATAATATTCCTCGTCCCGAGTGGGGATGCGGGCTATCGCCACATTGGTCTCTTGAGCCTGTTCACGGATGACaagaggcggcggtgggggcgCCTCCTGAACAATGATTCTCTGCTCAGGGGCACGTTGGCGAATGACG
Proteins encoded in this window:
- a CDS encoding hypothetical protein (EggNog:ENOG503P0B7; COG:A), which translates into the protein MSWDHGNDNWGNPTPASGGDDWGKGSASNNNGGNGFGDDGFRGAATSGNGGFGDTAPFGGDGEHRGETGHNKADCPNPRKPFGACRRCGDEGHYSKDCPTAGPMTCNACGSTEHLRKECPDAGPMLCKNCGKEGHTISACENARKVDRSEIPDKTTEEAWELIKTAVAERDIDDLKAAVQIYVKSQPDCTYQQLESAFRGHDLGVWLIALERPTISTLTNMDLQGNLGKKYTVSYRFSPNPARPREREGWPETEEERMERLADAGELVAGGLPKCRNCDQLGHISKHCKEDKRENERIQVKCYNCDEVGHRVRDCPTPRVDKFACKNCGQPGHPVAECPEPRSAQGVECRKCNGTGHFSKDCPSAGPRGCRNCGQEGHMSKECTEPKNMDNVQCRNCDEMGHFSKECPKPRDWSRVECQNCHQKGHTKVRCPNPLVLDEDSGGFGGGDGGFGGGDGGFGGGDGGFDNAALSADDGGW
- a CDS encoding hypothetical protein (EggNog:ENOG503P33C; COG:Q) encodes the protein MPVMKQEYSLWDILASLLFPQKFILLSLTFLPRTILSQPSLLLPWNLPLLKSLWFTRFWSFVGPQVRENSSALVIPLLSGHISRGITHPSPIHPPLSGTVLEIGPGSGMWLPTLSQIPSITQIYGVEPNEGNAASLRQTVKTAGLEGRYNVIPVGIEDLEAVAHIEKESVDSVMTVMCLCSIPEPQKNIKMLYEYLKPDGKWYVYEHVKTFDGELPGQGKPWEPKQPKWLGWYQSFMNIFWPHFVGGCEMCRDTSKYLLQDAGPWQEVDLAQPANSPWFQTMPHIIGVLTK
- the SCJ1 gene encoding DnaJ-related protein scj1 (EggNog:ENOG503NU15; COG:O); its protein translation is MRFGKGLLLGLLAFAQVVMGEDYYKVLGVGKDATEKQIKSAYRQLSKKYHPDKNPGDDTAHEKFVLVSEAYEALSDQESRSMYDQIGYDAYKQRKQNGGQGGGHDPFDLFSRFFGGSGHFGNRPGERRGPNLELKVGIALRDFYNGKTTEFQWDKQQICDECEGTGAADKVVHKCHACNGQGVRLVRHQIAPGMVTQVQMQCDHCGGRGKSIKHKCKACGGERVVRKPTPVSVTIERGMANGVRIAYENEADESPDWVAGDLLVTLVEKEPSLEEDNPDHVDGVFFRRKGNDLYWKEVLSVREAWMGDWTRNLTHLDGHIVRLGRKRGEIIQPGHVETVPGEGMPIWDEDGDSVYHKTQFGNLYVEYTVILPDQMESGMEKELWALFQKYRQKNGVDLHKDSGRPEKVVLHEDREQEREHEEL
- a CDS encoding hypothetical protein (EggNog:ENOG503NXN7), yielding MPEVYRETRYARDTSPSDDEGYKRTTVRRYKVGPVSVEKTDRVERERERDVEVVEEDRRSRYGGGSRVGRDREDHIEVDRRVERVYVPERPRSAFEPSPHSATYVERREVIEREREREPRDDFIRVDRTEYRDRGGDRDTVVERERIIERERDDRDYDRTRTVVERQVVERDDRNNEYWRQDITDRPKVVYESKELVRAERDREDAFSPRTPRDWERRSYWDEDKQTEVRVERRVEHRDSHGGEVVVERRIEERDHRDDDRYSGEIERWRKETEYYEPVVQPAPIVIRQRAPEQRIIVQEAPPPPPLVIREQAQETNVAIARIPTRDEEYYYRRESRELGPFRGEREEYEVERYGEPHRHHHHHHHSHSRHSHHHDGYSDAESDKEVYVRRRIVKREESSSPHRKRHIAEGALAGAGISAILASRRNAQGELPEKRGRKVLAGAALGAIGTEVARRAHSAYEDRYGEKDKEIIIRERSRSRHGHSRSRSRSRSPHSRLKTGLGIAAVALAAAGAAKLYQSNKVEKEEMARGRPVHRASSDSSRSPSRKRSKSAAAKAGLGTAAAVGLVQHYRHKRSKSRDGKSRSRSRLRTGAEMVAAGLAAAGAKKMYDKRQDKKEDEREKEALKRERELSDEEHYARDEESYRRRSRSRSLPRSGPTYPDADLPPTDPELGMVEYGAHPLYANPARPHDPYGAAMGPAAAAAGYESAAEEGRHRGRRKRGHRRRSRGDDSDYSADSEPETDKEKKRSGSKLRDLAAGAAAAGAAAFGIKKVRDSKKEKEKEKERDRDERDRERDRERDRDRDCDRDRSRRDRDEDRDRDRDRNRDRSRDRSRDRSRDRSYDRDIERRREREKSRGKERDQRRYEEEDDYRRTPSPAHASGGYYQPPPPPQPVVNNGFTNHPNYVSDNLHQQQYQPYRPPDYTGFSPQPPGVPPNSAATNNGMPPPPPHQMPPPPAPQGPPPNQPPGPEHVNGLNHKLTPFYSPPTSPIMTPQTETDDPNDDIPGTPRTARSVVFIPLSPKSQATLRRHREAQEAARSGAEEDSDITPPSPLDPTTSSDDDKALRKKSKAVSDDDDESVVEELPDRFDGEGRPLTAQGYEDRRGGVHSRKGSFEYRSPKGPNGLNMMGDWAVSGTDKETVERIVQNVTGVLEGKGGWMGLIGGLLSGNLLQGGHGEGSGSRDGNRDRDRKGKGRGHDRSEDEGDDEDDDRYRRRKRSDKRQTEDERGESSRGTKKGRHDSHDYDHDDDDYYGDEDRKRRRSRRSSRRYHRDDDDSDDRERRNR